In Paenibacillus sp. BIC5C1, a genomic segment contains:
- a CDS encoding amidohydrolase, whose protein sequence is MKNVDLLITNANIITLDSKNQIAGSVAVSKGRISGIWSQPEPPLDELNMTAQTRVMNLRGATVIPGFIETHNHILACAYLKGNVDCSSPLNATIQDILHAIEEKVGSTSAGEWIQGHSYDDTSLADNRHPTRMDLDQVAPNHPVYITHISGHIAVANSRAFELAGIDAEQIGDNPHFGRDISGRLNGVLYEAPAMNAFQSVLPVMDKSTFLERVGEASQDYVAQGITMNTDAGVWDQDSLAIMLEAAKSGITPMRSQLMIMHSLLTEQGQFSNYTASELEQEIYERSNGRARLDSAKLFQDGSIQGLTGALRDPYYCNEEVNGELFYEQAALNEIISGLHQRGFRIAIHGNGDRAIGSILEGFEYALHATPRVDHRHRIEHVQTATREDLDKMAELNVAGSFFINHVYYWGQRHEQIFLGPERAKRISPLKDAVDRNLLFTLHSDCPVTPISPLFLIWAAVNRHTREGDILGHEQRIDVNTALRAMTIDGAVLNFQEKDCGSIEVGKFADFAVLDKDLTMVNPLEIKDIEIMYTIIDGVVEYENKSVRV, encoded by the coding sequence ATGAAAAACGTGGATTTACTAATCACCAATGCAAATATCATCACGTTGGACAGTAAAAATCAAATTGCAGGGTCGGTCGCTGTAAGCAAGGGCAGAATCAGCGGTATTTGGAGCCAGCCGGAGCCGCCTTTAGATGAGTTGAACATGACAGCACAAACCAGAGTGATGAATTTAAGAGGCGCAACGGTCATTCCGGGGTTTATCGAAACGCATAATCATATCCTGGCATGTGCCTACTTAAAGGGGAACGTGGATTGCAGTAGTCCCCTAAATGCCACGATTCAGGATATTTTACATGCGATCGAAGAGAAAGTAGGCAGCACGTCTGCTGGAGAGTGGATACAGGGCCATAGTTACGATGATACATCCCTGGCTGACAACCGTCATCCAACCCGTATGGATCTGGATCAGGTTGCTCCGAATCACCCCGTCTACATTACACATATTAGCGGTCATATTGCCGTTGCCAATTCCAGGGCGTTTGAGCTAGCAGGCATTGATGCTGAACAGATTGGTGATAATCCCCATTTTGGCAGAGATATTTCGGGCAGATTAAACGGGGTCCTGTATGAAGCTCCTGCGATGAATGCTTTTCAATCGGTACTTCCGGTAATGGATAAGTCCACTTTTCTGGAACGAGTGGGGGAAGCATCTCAAGATTACGTTGCGCAAGGCATTACCATGAACACGGATGCAGGGGTATGGGATCAAGACAGTCTGGCCATTATGCTTGAAGCTGCGAAAAGTGGCATTACGCCCATGCGATCACAGCTGATGATTATGCACTCGTTGTTAACAGAGCAGGGCCAGTTTTCAAATTACACTGCAAGCGAGCTGGAACAGGAAATATATGAACGCTCGAATGGAAGAGCCCGTCTGGACAGTGCCAAATTATTTCAGGATGGTTCAATTCAGGGACTAACAGGTGCTTTACGAGATCCGTATTACTGCAACGAGGAAGTAAATGGCGAACTATTTTATGAGCAGGCTGCTCTGAACGAGATCATCTCCGGCTTGCACCAACGAGGATTTCGAATTGCTATTCACGGTAATGGTGACCGGGCTATTGGGTCGATCCTGGAAGGTTTTGAATATGCATTGCATGCAACGCCACGAGTGGACCACCGCCACCGGATTGAGCATGTACAAACGGCGACGAGAGAAGATTTGGACAAAATGGCCGAGTTGAACGTAGCGGGTTCATTTTTCATCAATCATGTCTATTATTGGGGACAGCGTCATGAGCAGATTTTTCTGGGCCCGGAACGCGCGAAAAGAATAAGTCCTTTGAAAGATGCGGTAGATCGTAACCTGTTGTTCACCCTTCATTCGGATTGTCCTGTAACGCCGATTTCCCCTCTTTTTTTAATCTGGGCTGCTGTTAACCGTCATACCAGAGAAGGCGACATATTGGGACATGAGCAAAGAATCGATGTGAATACGGCCTTGAGAGCAATGACAATCGACGGAGCCGTACTGAATTTTCAGGAGAAGGATTGCGGAAGCATTGAGGTAGGAAAGTTTGCCGACTTC
- a CDS encoding MerR family transcriptional regulator, whose amino-acid sequence MVEDKDNYKERKVITIGTVCDLTGLSARKIRYYEERGLIFPERSTTGNRKYSFKDIEMLMEIANHLEDGFRTFDIKQDQKKKNNVRLYNTYADNKNEFF is encoded by the coding sequence ATGGTAGAAGACAAGGACAATTATAAAGAGAGAAAGGTGATTACCATCGGAACCGTTTGCGATTTGACAGGTTTATCAGCCAGAAAAATTCGATATTATGAGGAACGGGGGTTGATCTTTCCCGAAAGATCAACTACAGGAAATCGAAAATATTCGTTCAAGGATATTGAGATGCTTATGGAAATAGCAAATCATTTAGAGGATGGATTTAGAACGTTCGATATCAAGCAAGATCAGAAAAAGAAAAATAATGTTAGATTATATAACACATATGCGGACAACAAGAATGAATTTTTTTAA
- the nspC gene encoding carboxynorspermidine decarboxylase: protein MRFEQLPTPCFVVDEGLIERNLKILNGVMQRTGAKIVLAQKAFSMTTMYPLIGEYLSGATASGLYEARLGHEEMGKENHVFAPAYREDEIDEILSITDHIIFNSFSQLEKFKGKALQAGRKVGLRINPECSTQEGHEIYDPCSPGSRFGAKHEDFRAELLEGVSGLHFHTLCQQNSDDLETTLNAVEEKFGQWLPQMEWINFGGGHHITREDYDIARLEACIKRMQEKYGLEVYLEPGEAVALNAGFLVTSVLDFHKNGMDIAILDTSATCHMPDVLEMPYRPPLIGSGEAGEKPHLYRLGGQTCLSGDVIGDYSFDQPLKTGDRLVFEDMAIYSMVKTNTFNGMPLPAIAVKRKDGDCEVVREFDYQDFKMRLA, encoded by the coding sequence ATGCGGTTTGAGCAATTACCGACGCCATGTTTTGTTGTTGACGAAGGACTTATCGAAAGAAATCTCAAAATTCTGAACGGTGTCATGCAACGTACAGGAGCCAAAATCGTGCTGGCTCAGAAAGCATTTTCCATGACCACCATGTATCCGCTTATTGGAGAATATCTGAGCGGTGCAACGGCAAGCGGGCTGTATGAAGCCCGCCTCGGTCATGAGGAGATGGGCAAAGAGAACCACGTCTTTGCCCCAGCTTATCGCGAAGATGAGATCGATGAAATTCTTTCGATTACCGATCATATTATTTTCAATTCATTCTCCCAACTGGAGAAATTCAAGGGCAAAGCGCTTCAGGCTGGTCGAAAAGTAGGCCTGCGTATTAACCCTGAATGCTCGACTCAGGAGGGGCATGAGATTTACGATCCATGCTCTCCTGGTTCGAGGTTCGGTGCTAAGCATGAAGATTTCCGCGCGGAGCTGTTGGAAGGCGTTTCCGGACTGCATTTCCATACCTTGTGCCAGCAAAATTCAGACGATCTGGAAACAACGCTGAATGCGGTAGAAGAGAAGTTTGGTCAATGGCTGCCACAAATGGAATGGATCAACTTCGGCGGTGGACACCACATCACACGCGAGGATTACGACATTGCAAGATTGGAAGCCTGCATCAAACGTATGCAGGAGAAATATGGCCTGGAAGTATATCTGGAGCCGGGCGAAGCGGTTGCGCTGAACGCGGGCTTCCTGGTGACTTCTGTGCTCGATTTCCACAAGAACGGTATGGACATTGCTATTCTTGATACCTCGGCAACATGTCATATGCCGGACGTGCTTGAAATGCCGTATCGCCCGCCGCTTATCGGTTCGGGCGAAGCGGGAGAAAAACCTCACCTGTATCGTCTGGGTGGACAAACTTGCCTGTCGGGTGATGTGATCGGCGATTATTCGTTTGACCAACCGCTCAAAACGGGGGACAGATTAGTATTTGAGGACATGGCGATCTACTCCATGGTCAAAACCAATACATTTAATGGCATGCCGTTGCCAGCCATCGCAGTGAAAAGAAAAGATGGCGATTGCGAAGTGGTTCGCGAGTTCGACTATCAGGACTTCAAAATGAGATTGGCTTAA
- a CDS encoding saccharopine dehydrogenase family protein — MGKALIIGAGGVASVAVHKCVQNSEVFEEICIASRTKSKCDDLKAKLDGGKTKITTAQVDADNVDELIALINEVKPDIVMNLALPYQDLTIMDACLATKTNYMDTANYEPEDTAKFEYKWQWDYKERFEKAGITALLGSGFDPGVTGVFSAYALKHYFDEIEYIDILDCNGGDHGYPFATNFNPEINIREVSANGRYWEKGEWIETKPMEIKRVYDFKEVGEKDMYLLYHEELESLAKNMPGLKRIRFFMTFGQSYLTHLKALENVGMTSIEPIEYEGKQIIPLQFLKAVLPDPASLGPRTVGKTNIGCIFKGKKDGKDKTYYVYNICDHQECYKEVGSQAISYTTGVPAMIGAAMVMTGKWNKPGVYNVEEFNPDPFMEELNKWGLPWVEDFNPVLVDELPEEVKESELVR; from the coding sequence ATGGGAAAAGCACTAATCATCGGCGCCGGCGGCGTAGCTTCAGTAGCAGTTCATAAATGCGTTCAAAACAGCGAAGTATTTGAGGAAATCTGCATCGCAAGTCGTACGAAATCCAAATGTGACGATCTTAAAGCCAAGCTGGACGGCGGTAAAACAAAAATTACGACAGCTCAAGTGGATGCCGACAACGTTGACGAACTGATCGCTCTGATCAACGAAGTTAAACCGGATATCGTCATGAACCTGGCATTGCCTTACCAGGACCTGACAATCATGGATGCATGCCTTGCAACGAAAACGAACTACATGGATACAGCGAACTATGAGCCGGAAGATACGGCAAAATTCGAATACAAATGGCAATGGGATTACAAAGAGCGTTTTGAAAAAGCGGGAATTACAGCTCTGCTTGGCAGTGGATTTGACCCAGGTGTTACTGGTGTATTCTCTGCTTATGCCCTGAAGCATTACTTTGACGAAATTGAATATATTGACATTCTGGACTGCAACGGTGGGGATCACGGCTATCCGTTCGCAACCAACTTCAACCCTGAAATCAACATCCGCGAAGTTTCGGCTAACGGTAGATACTGGGAAAAAGGTGAATGGATCGAAACAAAACCAATGGAAATTAAACGTGTCTATGACTTCAAAGAAGTTGGCGAGAAAGACATGTATCTTCTTTATCATGAAGAGCTGGAGTCCCTGGCTAAAAACATGCCTGGTCTGAAACGCATTCGTTTCTTCATGACATTTGGTCAAAGCTACCTTACGCACTTGAAAGCACTTGAAAATGTTGGCATGACTTCGATCGAACCTATCGAATACGAAGGCAAACAAATCATTCCGCTGCAATTCCTGAAGGCGGTACTGCCAGATCCGGCGTCCCTTGGACCACGTACTGTGGGCAAAACGAACATCGGCTGCATTTTCAAAGGTAAAAAAGACGGCAAAGACAAAACGTACTACGTGTACAACATTTGTGATCACCAAGAATGCTACAAAGAAGTGGGTTCCCAAGCCATCTCTTACACAACAGGTGTTCCAGCTATGATTGGTGCAGCAATGGTGATGACAGGCAAATGGAACAAACCAGGCGTATACAACGTTGAAGAGTTCAACCCAGATCCATTCATGGAAGAGTTGAACAAATGGGGTCTCCCATGGGTTGAAGATTTCAATCCGGTACTCGTTGACGAATTGCCAGAAGAAGTCAAAGAATCGGAGCTTGTTCGTTAA
- the cydC gene encoding thiol reductant ABC exporter subunit CydC: protein MNELAILSKAMIQERKDIIFSILGGFIAGIAGVALFSASGYLISQTVFAPPLYTLIVLTSLVKLLGLLRAASRYGERLYSHRATFSMLSRLRTSFFARLIPLTPGILNKKRSGDLLARIVGDVESLQHYFLRVAYPPIIVVMVFLATVLFTASFSFWIAVLFVVGMLTTTLVVPGIVLLGQRKIHGHVREQRALLSTEVTEVLYGFRDLKVYGQLTQREQQLQQASAALTVHQQRAAGNLLRGQSMHALVTFLISWGVLTLGAYLIIDGALAGVFLAMLVMASLTVFEEAAAMATLPLYKQDSEHAAKRLTETIQTSDRQSVSTRQEGALSGNQAVSLDLTDVTFQYEGEWRPALKDITLHILPGSKTAIVGPSGSGKSTIIELLLKLRTPTTGEIRLNDVSVKELDEVSIWQTANVVLQQSHFFRGTIRDNLLFNDEEHSDEQLVDILEKVQLPNTSLTDVVYEKGENLSDGEKQRLALARAMLRKGRLWLLDEPTSSMDYVTEERVMKYLYAQAAEDTLLLICHRLTGLEEMDRIVVMEQGRVVEAGSFAELMEQKGYFYEMKKIERQLIGEVGV from the coding sequence ATGAATGAGCTAGCAATCTTGTCCAAAGCCATGATTCAGGAGCGCAAGGATATCATTTTTTCCATTCTTGGTGGGTTTATTGCAGGGATTGCAGGAGTGGCTCTCTTCTCGGCGAGCGGGTATCTGATTTCGCAAACGGTATTTGCGCCACCGCTGTACACCTTAATTGTACTCACCTCGCTGGTCAAGCTGCTTGGACTGCTTCGGGCGGCGAGCCGTTACGGAGAGCGTTTGTATTCCCACCGGGCGACGTTCTCCATGCTTAGCCGTTTGCGTACATCCTTTTTTGCCCGACTCATTCCTTTGACGCCGGGTATATTGAACAAAAAGCGAAGCGGGGACCTGCTAGCCCGCATTGTTGGGGATGTGGAGAGCCTGCAACATTATTTTTTGCGCGTCGCTTATCCACCGATTATTGTTGTTATGGTCTTTTTGGCGACAGTGTTGTTTACTGCTTCTTTTTCATTCTGGATTGCAGTTTTGTTTGTAGTAGGTATGCTCACAACGACATTGGTTGTACCTGGAATAGTTTTGCTGGGGCAGCGGAAAATACATGGACACGTTCGCGAACAGCGGGCGCTGCTTTCCACAGAAGTCACCGAAGTATTGTATGGGTTCCGGGATTTGAAAGTGTACGGACAACTGACTCAACGGGAGCAACAGCTGCAGCAGGCTTCTGCTGCGTTAACGGTCCACCAGCAACGGGCTGCCGGTAACCTGCTGCGCGGGCAATCTATGCATGCTTTGGTTACATTCCTTATTTCCTGGGGCGTGCTGACACTTGGTGCTTATCTGATTATCGATGGAGCGCTTGCTGGCGTGTTTCTTGCAATGCTGGTTATGGCCTCGCTAACCGTATTCGAAGAGGCTGCTGCAATGGCGACATTGCCCTTGTATAAGCAGGATAGCGAACACGCAGCCAAGCGGTTAACGGAAACCATACAGACCTCCGATAGGCAGTCTGTGTCAACACGGCAAGAAGGAGCGTTATCTGGCAATCAGGCTGTTTCTCTTGATCTCACCGATGTTACGTTTCAATATGAAGGGGAGTGGAGACCGGCGTTAAAGGACATTACGCTCCATATTTTACCCGGCTCCAAAACGGCGATTGTCGGACCGAGCGGATCAGGCAAATCAACGATTATTGAATTGCTGTTAAAACTGCGTACACCTACAACAGGGGAGATCCGATTAAATGACGTTTCGGTGAAGGAACTGGATGAGGTGAGTATTTGGCAGACGGCTAATGTTGTGTTGCAGCAAAGTCATTTCTTCCGGGGAACGATCCGGGATAACCTTTTGTTTAATGATGAAGAACATTCGGATGAACAACTGGTAGATATCCTGGAAAAAGTACAGCTGCCCAATACATCATTGACCGATGTAGTATATGAAAAAGGGGAAAACCTGTCGGACGGCGAGAAGCAGAGGCTGGCTCTCGCACGGGCCATGCTTCGCAAGGGACGGTTATGGCTTCTCGACGAACCTACTTCTTCAATGGATTACGTTACAGAAGAACGTGTGATGAAATATCTCTACGCACAAGCGGCAGAGGATACGCTTCTTTTGATCTGTCATCGGCTTACCGGCCTGGAAGAGATGGATCGGATTGTGGTAATGGAACAGGGAAGGGTAGTGGAAGCAGGCTCCTTTGCGGAGTTAATGGAGCAAAAAGGTTATTTTTATGAGATGAAGAAGATCGAGCGGCAGTTGATTGGAGAAGTTGGAGTATAG
- the cydD gene encoding thiol reductant ABC exporter subunit CydD, with the protein MKRKTSLISQQMSGQRKRLVLLAVISLALGAAIVSQAALLAEAVQRIFVEQASLSSVVMLLGILLAVMVVRTGLSYGNGKVGLHMASSAKKNMRAAVLQNLTHASIPSTLRGQTGGKVSVALDAVDEADSYFSQYMPRMMEAAIIPILILVVTFMQHANSGFIMLFTAPFIPLFMILVGLKTKNKSEEKYAQLAEFSGTFLDSLQGLVSLKIFGRAHRQQQEIERTSLGYRDATMGILRIAFTNTFMLESIVMLSIGIVALELAIQLLVFKSMSFHTAFLVLLLVPEFYSLLKNTGTAFHSGRTSMGAVRKVEQMLEETAGESKSADGKEGSGTSDGIDEVDNMDRMERENGIGTLQMDRSNGSSMPPSIILNHLQFRYAPESFELETGRAQLDPGEHIAIVGKSGSGKTTLLHLIAGLLKPVSGEVLVNGQQLSKYDEAAWFEQISYITQHPYIFAGTFAENIAIGAGQNVSRTEIEQAAEDAGLAELVAQLEHGFDTLVGEGGRGLSGGEKQRLALARAFLKRPSIILFDEPTVGLDLRTEQILQRSIATLADTATMITVAHRLYTIQHADRILFMDQGVLLDTGRHEELMARLPQYAEMIDVQRKGGLA; encoded by the coding sequence ATGAAGAGGAAAACAAGCTTGATCTCTCAACAAATGTCTGGGCAGCGAAAACGTCTCGTGCTCCTTGCAGTGATTTCACTTGCGCTGGGTGCAGCAATTGTAAGTCAGGCTGCGCTGCTTGCTGAAGCAGTGCAACGGATTTTCGTGGAGCAGGCCTCCCTTTCGTCGGTCGTCATGCTGCTAGGGATACTCTTGGCTGTCATGGTCGTACGTACGGGGTTGTCTTATGGGAACGGAAAAGTTGGTTTGCATATGGCTTCCAGTGCGAAGAAGAATATGCGCGCAGCCGTGCTGCAAAACTTGACCCATGCATCGATACCATCAACCCTTCGTGGACAAACAGGCGGAAAGGTCAGTGTTGCTCTGGATGCTGTGGATGAGGCTGACAGTTATTTCAGTCAGTATATGCCGCGTATGATGGAGGCTGCCATCATTCCAATTCTGATTTTGGTGGTAACGTTTATGCAGCATGCCAATTCAGGCTTCATTATGCTGTTTACGGCTCCGTTTATCCCCTTGTTCATGATTTTGGTGGGACTGAAAACGAAGAACAAATCAGAGGAGAAATATGCGCAGCTGGCCGAGTTCTCCGGTACGTTTCTGGACTCTCTTCAAGGGCTGGTTTCGTTGAAAATATTTGGACGGGCTCATCGTCAGCAGCAGGAGATTGAACGCACCAGCCTGGGATATCGGGATGCCACGATGGGCATTTTGCGGATTGCATTTACCAATACGTTCATGCTGGAATCGATCGTAATGCTAAGCATCGGTATCGTGGCTCTTGAACTGGCAATCCAGCTGCTTGTATTCAAATCGATGTCGTTCCACACCGCGTTTCTAGTGTTGCTTCTCGTTCCCGAGTTCTACAGTTTGTTGAAAAATACGGGAACGGCTTTTCACAGCGGGCGAACAAGTATGGGAGCAGTTCGTAAGGTAGAGCAGATGCTTGAGGAAACAGCTGGGGAGAGTAAATCGGCAGATGGCAAAGAAGGATCAGGTACATCCGATGGAATTGACGAGGTCGATAACATGGATCGGATGGAAAGGGAGAACGGGATAGGGACATTGCAAATGGACCGTTCCAATGGAAGTTCCATGCCGCCGTCCATAATATTGAACCATCTCCAATTTCGATATGCGCCCGAATCATTCGAGCTTGAGACGGGTCGAGCACAGCTTGACCCGGGAGAACACATTGCCATTGTCGGCAAAAGTGGCTCAGGGAAAACGACGTTACTCCATCTCATTGCGGGTTTGCTGAAGCCAGTATCAGGAGAGGTTCTGGTAAATGGACAGCAGCTATCCAAATATGATGAGGCTGCATGGTTCGAACAGATTAGCTACATTACACAGCATCCGTATATTTTTGCAGGTACATTTGCTGAGAACATTGCGATTGGTGCGGGGCAGAACGTGTCCAGAACTGAAATCGAGCAGGCGGCAGAGGATGCCGGGCTTGCCGAACTTGTTGCTCAATTGGAGCATGGCTTCGATACCTTGGTTGGTGAAGGAGGTCGGGGGCTGTCTGGTGGGGAAAAGCAACGACTTGCCTTGGCGCGTGCTTTTTTGAAGCGGCCATCCATCATATTGTTTGATGAACCCACGGTAGGACTGGATCTGCGCACAGAGCAGATATTGCAACGTTCTATTGCCACATTGGCAGACACAGCGACGATGATTACGGTGGCTCATCGGTTATATACGATTCAACATGCCGACCGCATATTGTTTATGGACCAAGGTGTGTTATTGGATACGGGACGCCATGAAGAGCTTATGGCGCGTTTACCCCAGTATGCCGAGATGATTGACGTTCAACGAAAGGGGGGCTTAGCATGA
- a CDS encoding cytochrome d ubiquinol oxidase subunit II: MSYELIGISVLWLFLYGYLIVASIDFGAGFFAFYARLTKQDHLINRLISRYLSPVWEITNVFFVFFYIGIVGFFPDTAYYYGSALLVPGSIAVILLAIRGSFYAFENYGSKNNIVYLFLYGASGLLIPASLSVALTLSEGGFIVKQGSTVSLDYWTLFTNPLSWSIVGLAIVSVLFISSSFLAFYASRAEDHSALKLVRTYALFWSTPTIIIALTAFIYLGQHNVRHFQNMMDLWWLLALSVAFFMIAMWLIYNGRRYGLAFICIMLQFFCAFFAYGIGQYPYILDPFITIQNSVTSPAMGFALVVVFIGGMCMLIPSLILVFKLFLFDADYVKGKK; this comes from the coding sequence ATGAGTTACGAACTGATTGGCATTTCGGTACTCTGGCTGTTCTTGTATGGCTATTTGATTGTAGCCTCCATTGATTTCGGGGCGGGTTTCTTTGCCTTTTATGCACGCTTGACGAAACAGGATCACCTGATTAATCGTCTGATCTCCCGTTATTTATCACCGGTGTGGGAGATTACGAATGTATTTTTTGTCTTTTTCTATATTGGCATCGTTGGATTCTTTCCCGACACAGCTTATTATTACGGATCAGCGCTGCTCGTACCGGGAAGCATTGCGGTCATTTTACTGGCTATTCGGGGGTCGTTTTATGCCTTTGAGAACTATGGCTCCAAAAATAACATCGTGTATCTGTTTCTTTATGGAGCTTCGGGATTGCTGATTCCCGCTTCGCTATCAGTGGCGCTAACGCTGTCTGAAGGTGGTTTTATTGTGAAGCAGGGTTCGACGGTTTCTCTGGATTACTGGACGCTGTTTACCAATCCGTTATCCTGGAGCATCGTTGGACTGGCGATTGTATCCGTATTGTTCATTAGCAGCTCTTTTCTGGCCTTCTATGCGTCGCGGGCAGAGGATCACTCTGCATTGAAGCTGGTGCGAACCTATGCCCTGTTCTGGAGCACACCGACGATTATCATCGCACTGACTGCATTTATTTATTTGGGACAGCACAATGTGCGACATTTTCAAAATATGATGGATTTATGGTGGCTGCTTGCGCTTTCCGTTGCCTTCTTCATGATTGCGATGTGGCTGATCTATAACGGCCGCCGCTACGGATTAGCGTTTATATGTATCATGCTGCAATTTTTCTGTGCCTTTTTCGCTTATGGAATTGGTCAATATCCTTATATCCTTGATCCGTTCATTACAATTCAGAATAGTGTGACCTCACCAGCGATGGGCTTCGCACTGGTAGTTGTGTTTATCGGTGGCATGTGTATGTTGATTCCTTCCTTGATTCTGGTTTTCAAACTGTTTCTGTTTGATGCGGATTATGTTAAGGGAAAAAAATAA
- a CDS encoding cytochrome ubiquinol oxidase subunit I gives MAIDTVMWSKLVTGMTLGFHAIFATLGVGVPLMIAIAEFMGIRKKDPHYTLMAKRWSRGFVISVAVGVVTGTAISLQLALVWPNFMKLAGNVIALPLFMEVFAFFFEAIFLGIYLYTWDRFKNPYIHWLLTIPIVTGAGMSAVFITTVNGFMNQPGGFVMEAGQFTAVNPVQAMLNTATFSKVFHVLSSAYLTGAALLAGIAAFAMLRKGASAYHKKALNLMMAVVLLFGLLNTLAGDVSAKFLAEHQPEKLAAAEWHFETESGADLILLGWLNAEHEIIGALHLPKLLSFLAFSDFNAEVTGLEEFPEDEWPPLLVHYLFDLMAGIGFTLLAISVLYFLFVFWKKRNELNKWLLGIIALGAPMAFLGVELGWFYAELGRQPWIIRGYMRVEEAATSSLNIRMIFFFFLLLYIVLGVMCVLVLRRLFNNNPAEVEMEKWMKEKRNQSTEKGERT, from the coding sequence ATGGCAATCGATACGGTGATGTGGAGCAAGCTGGTGACAGGCATGACGCTGGGCTTCCACGCTATTTTTGCGACGCTAGGCGTCGGCGTACCCTTAATGATCGCAATTGCAGAGTTCATGGGAATTCGCAAGAAGGACCCCCATTACACACTGATGGCGAAGAGGTGGTCAAGAGGGTTTGTCATTTCTGTGGCGGTTGGTGTGGTGACAGGTACAGCGATTTCACTGCAGCTGGCCCTGGTGTGGCCGAATTTTATGAAACTGGCAGGCAATGTCATAGCACTCCCACTATTCATGGAAGTGTTTGCGTTCTTTTTTGAAGCCATCTTCTTGGGCATTTATTTGTATACGTGGGATCGATTCAAAAATCCATACATCCACTGGCTGCTGACGATTCCCATCGTCACCGGTGCAGGTATGTCGGCTGTGTTTATTACGACGGTGAACGGCTTCATGAACCAGCCTGGAGGCTTTGTCATGGAAGCAGGCCAATTCACAGCGGTTAACCCGGTGCAGGCGATGCTGAATACGGCGACATTCTCCAAGGTGTTTCATGTATTAAGCTCGGCCTATTTGACAGGAGCTGCCCTGTTAGCCGGAATTGCAGCCTTTGCAATGCTGAGAAAAGGAGCATCCGCCTACCACAAAAAAGCCTTGAATCTCATGATGGCGGTGGTTCTGCTGTTCGGCTTACTGAACACATTAGCGGGAGATGTGTCCGCCAAATTTCTGGCCGAGCATCAGCCGGAGAAACTTGCAGCTGCGGAATGGCATTTTGAGACGGAGAGCGGCGCAGATTTGATTTTATTGGGATGGCTGAATGCAGAGCATGAAATTATAGGAGCCCTCCACCTGCCGAAACTGCTCAGCTTCCTGGCTTTTAGTGACTTTAATGCCGAGGTAACCGGACTGGAGGAATTTCCGGAGGACGAATGGCCGCCACTGCTCGTTCACTACCTGTTTGATTTAATGGCGGGAATCGGATTTACGCTGCTGGCTATCTCGGTTCTGTACTTCCTGTTTGTGTTCTGGAAAAAGCGCAATGAGCTGAACAAGTGGCTGCTTGGGATCATAGCGCTGGGTGCTCCAATGGCTTTTCTCGGGGTTGAGCTGGGTTGGTTCTATGCTGAACTGGGACGACAACCTTGGATTATCCGGGGATATATGCGTGTGGAGGAAGCCGCCACTTCATCACTCAACATCAGAATGATCTTTTTCTTCTTCCTGCTCCTCTACATCGTTCTGGGAGTGATGTGTGTTCTCGTATTAAGACGTTTATTCAACAATAATCCGGCAGAAGTCGAGATGGAGAAATGGATGAAGGAGAAGCGCAATCAGTCTACAGAAAAGGGTGAGCGTACATGA
- a CDS encoding TlpA family protein disulfide reductase has protein sequence MRSLITILIGMAAVLAAVWAIYQGTSSSEPKRTGTIEAGVIAPEFTAVNSEGEQVKLSDYRGKVVMINFWASWCTPCVREMPMINQIAQTYQNDVETLFVNVGEAKGTIREFMEKQQFDFPFIIDVTGKVSSLYRITGLPATLIIDQEGIFSHILLGELTKDTPLQQWLEDTVQ, from the coding sequence ATGAGAAGTTTGATAACTATCCTGATTGGAATGGCTGCTGTGCTGGCCGCTGTGTGGGCAATTTACCAGGGGACTTCATCATCCGAGCCCAAACGAACCGGTACTATTGAAGCAGGTGTAATTGCTCCTGAATTCACTGCGGTTAATTCAGAGGGAGAACAGGTCAAGCTCTCCGATTATCGGGGCAAAGTCGTCATGATTAACTTCTGGGCTTCATGGTGCACGCCCTGTGTGAGGGAAATGCCAATGATTAATCAGATCGCTCAGACGTATCAAAACGATGTAGAGACCCTGTTTGTCAACGTGGGGGAAGCGAAGGGCACCATTCGAGAATTCATGGAGAAACAGCAATTCGATTTCCCTTTTATCATTGATGTGACCGGAAAGGTCTCCAGCCTGTATCGCATCACCGGGTTGCCAGCGACCTTAATCATAGATCAGGAAGGTATATTCAGTCACATTCTGCTCGGTGAGTTGACCAAGGATACTCCTTTGCAGCAATGGCTGGAGGATACCGTACAGTAA